In Myxococcus stipitatus, the following are encoded in one genomic region:
- a CDS encoding MFS transporter gives MTAPPASSSRPFSTFALVWLGQFVSLFGSGLTSFALGAHVYQLTGSTTRFVLMSFCATLPVALLSPFAGVLVDRWDRRKAMLWSDVGSGATTSIIWVLLILAESGHLSFQAWYLYPIVFLSGACNAFRWPAWTATTPLLIPKQHLGRANGMAELGVAISQIASPVVAGVLVGVIGLHGVLFIDMLSFLFAAGVLLSVRFPTPPSKAASATGPRSMRADLAEGLRFVRERPGLTYLLAFTTFTNASLILVMLLITPLVLGFTDMANLGLIGSLSGVGMLAGGLLTSVWGGPKRRILGVAGFPIIAALMLLLAALPPSVPLISTAAMLFLFSMPMTTANAQVLWQTKVPLELQGRVSALRKTSGQTGVLLVTLMAGPLADRVFEPWMAPGGALAGSVGQVLGTGPGRGIALLFVLWGFTVLGAVGLFLLSPRARRVQDELPDELPSQPHAPSPSSSKPSPADAASDNALPVTGHTPF, from the coding sequence ATGACCGCCCCGCCCGCCTCATCGTCGCGCCCGTTCTCCACCTTCGCCCTCGTCTGGTTGGGACAGTTCGTTTCCCTGTTCGGCTCGGGGCTGACGTCGTTCGCGTTGGGCGCGCACGTCTACCAGCTCACCGGCTCCACCACGCGCTTCGTGCTGATGTCGTTCTGCGCCACGTTGCCGGTGGCGCTGCTGTCGCCCTTCGCGGGGGTCCTGGTGGACCGGTGGGACCGCAGGAAGGCCATGCTGTGGAGCGACGTGGGCTCGGGCGCCACCACGTCCATCATCTGGGTGCTGCTCATCCTGGCGGAGTCGGGGCACCTCTCGTTCCAGGCCTGGTACCTGTACCCCATCGTCTTCCTGTCGGGCGCCTGCAACGCGTTCCGGTGGCCCGCGTGGACGGCCACGACGCCGCTGCTCATCCCCAAGCAGCACCTGGGCCGGGCCAACGGCATGGCGGAGCTGGGGGTGGCCATCAGCCAGATTGCGTCCCCCGTGGTGGCGGGCGTGCTGGTGGGAGTCATCGGGCTTCACGGCGTGCTCTTCATCGACATGCTCAGCTTCCTGTTCGCCGCGGGCGTGCTGCTCTCCGTGCGCTTCCCGACGCCTCCATCGAAGGCGGCGAGCGCCACCGGGCCCCGCTCCATGCGGGCCGACCTGGCGGAGGGCTTGCGCTTCGTACGTGAGCGGCCAGGGCTGACGTACCTGCTGGCATTCACCACCTTCACCAACGCGAGCCTCATCCTGGTGATGCTGCTCATCACCCCGCTCGTGCTGGGCTTCACGGACATGGCGAACCTGGGGTTGATCGGCTCGCTCTCCGGCGTGGGCATGCTGGCGGGAGGTCTGCTCACGAGCGTGTGGGGCGGGCCCAAGCGCCGCATCCTGGGCGTCGCGGGCTTTCCCATCATCGCCGCGCTCATGTTGCTGCTCGCCGCGCTTCCGCCCAGCGTGCCGCTGATCTCGACGGCGGCGATGTTGTTCTTGTTCTCCATGCCGATGACCACCGCGAACGCGCAGGTGCTCTGGCAGACCAAGGTGCCCCTGGAGCTCCAGGGCCGCGTGTCCGCGCTGCGCAAGACGTCGGGACAAACGGGAGTGTTGCTCGTCACGCTGATGGCGGGGCCGCTCGCGGATCGGGTCTTCGAGCCGTGGATGGCGCCGGGTGGAGCATTGGCGGGCAGCGTGGGGCAAGTGCTCGGCACGGGCCCTGGCCGCGGCATCGCGCTGCTGTTCGTTCTCTGGGGCTTCACGGTGCTGGGCGCCGTGGGCCTCTTCCTGTTGTCACCTCGCGCGCGGCGCGTCCAGGACGAGCTCCCGGACGAGCTTCCTTCCCAGCCGCACGCCCCTTCACCTTCTTCCTCCAAGCCGTCCCCGGCTGACGCCGCATCCGACAACGCGCTTCCCGTGACGGGCCACACCCCGTTCTGA
- a CDS encoding DUF2378 family protein, with amino-acid sequence MSQERVIFGNTVDSLYLKTLDKDLSYELRNELRELGMDLDGPLQAAYPHSVWVRCLDTVGRALYPQKPLAEARRLLARRMIEGYAQTVMGAAVLTLARVLGPMRSLGRMTHNFRSGNNFTETRVTVVSPTTAELWFNEPEATEGFVEGVLEEGMHRIGVRGLSISRTRHDAESCTYRLEWYDPSAR; translated from the coding sequence ATGAGCCAGGAGCGCGTCATCTTCGGCAACACGGTGGACAGCCTCTACCTGAAGACGCTCGACAAGGACCTGTCCTACGAGCTGCGCAACGAGCTGCGCGAATTGGGCATGGACCTGGACGGACCTCTCCAGGCCGCCTATCCCCACTCCGTGTGGGTGCGCTGCCTGGACACGGTGGGCCGAGCCCTCTATCCGCAGAAGCCCCTGGCCGAGGCCCGCCGTCTGCTCGCGCGGCGGATGATTGAAGGCTACGCCCAGACGGTGATGGGCGCCGCGGTGCTCACCCTCGCCCGCGTGCTGGGCCCCATGCGCTCGCTGGGCCGGATGACGCACAACTTCCGCAGCGGCAACAACTTCACCGAGACTCGCGTCACCGTCGTCTCCCCCACCACCGCGGAGCTCTGGTTCAACGAGCCCGAGGCCACCGAGGGCTTCGTCGAGGGCGTGCTGGAAGAGGGGATGCACCGCATCGGCGTGCGAGGCCTCTCCATTTCCCGCACCCGGCACGACGCGGAGTCCTGTACCTATCGCCTCGAGTGGTACGACCCATCCGCGCGCTGA
- a CDS encoding DUF2383 domain-containing protein: MAHTDKDVDTLNSFLRGEISAVETYRQAIGHVSDDVRRRTLEECRLDHERRVEALRERILQMDGKPAEGSGVWGAFAKMVQGGADVLGEGPAIAALEEGEDVGLREYERDANKVHGDLRRFVRMELLPAQKSTHKKLSHLKHTLH; the protein is encoded by the coding sequence ATGGCGCACACCGACAAGGATGTCGACACGCTCAATTCCTTCCTCCGGGGGGAGATTTCCGCCGTGGAGACCTATCGGCAGGCGATAGGGCACGTCTCGGACGACGTGCGGCGGCGCACGTTGGAGGAGTGCCGGTTGGACCACGAGCGCCGGGTGGAAGCGCTGCGTGAGCGCATCCTCCAGATGGATGGCAAGCCCGCGGAGGGGTCGGGCGTCTGGGGGGCGTTCGCGAAGATGGTGCAGGGCGGCGCGGACGTGTTGGGGGAGGGGCCGGCCATCGCCGCGCTGGAGGAAGGCGAGGACGTGGGGCTGCGCGAGTACGAGCGCGACGCGAACAAGGTCCACGGGGACCTGCGGCGCTTCGTGCGCATGGAGCTCTTGCCCGCGCAGAAGAGCACCCACAAGAAGCTCAGCCACTTGAAGCACACGCTCCACTGA
- the purL gene encoding phosphoribosylformylglycinamidine synthase, giving the protein MSSMHFLRGAPVLSEFRLAKLLAQCREQVPSVASVYAEHVHFLDAPEPLSADEQAMLGRLLEYGPKVPSGERAGSLLLVVPRPGTISPWSSKATDIAQNCGLGAKVRRMERGTAYYVAGPQGAPLDAAQVERLKPVLHDRMTQAVLGHMEDASVLFSEHAPRPLTTVDILGGGRAALSTANRELGLALAEDEIDYLVARFLELKRNPTDVELMMFAQANSEHCRHKIFNASWTLDGKPQERSLFQAIKNTYAKNKEGVLSAYKDNAAVIEGFEVDRFFPDADTGEWKTVREPAHIMIKVETHNHPTAISPYPGAATGAGGEIRDEGATGRGAKPKAGLTGFTVSHLRIPGFPQPWEQSYGKPDRIVSALDIMIDGPLGGAAFNNEFGRPNLNGYFRSFESQVATPEGVEVRGYHKPIMIAGGLGNIRAPHVQKGQLRPGDKLIVLGGPAMLIGLGGGAASSMAQGASAADLDFASVQRDNAEMERRCQQVIDLCCSLGDKNPIRSIHDVGAGGLSNALPELAHDNALGGKLELRAVPNAEPGMSPLEIWCNEAQERYVLGVAPEDLARFAAFCERERAPFSVLGDATESQVLKLADSRLGTPPIDLPMDVLFGKPPRMHRDAASRPLTLAPLSLPGDVKSMAERVLSHPTVADKSFLITIGDRSVSGLVARDQMVGPWQVAVADCAVTLSTVTSTTGEAMSMGERTPLAVVDAAASARMAVGEALTNIAAARIGKLSDVKLSANWMAAAGSPGEDAQLYAAVNAVGMELCPALGLTIPVGKDSMSMRTVWQDGGERKAVTSPVSLIISAFAPVLDVRQSLTPQLVDVADDTRLLLIDLARGKQRLGGSVLAQVHSQVGPDVPDVEDPSLLSGFFAAVQVLNSEGRFLAYHDRSDGGLWATLCEMAFAGHCGVDVDVSGLGRNAVAALFNEELGAVVQVRGADVARVREVLGQHGLDAHCHELGRPTASLDVRVRQGTQVLLSEGTLDLRRIWSRVSYEIQKLRDNPTCAEQEFAAKCDATDPGLSPRLTFDPQVDVAAPFVAKGARPRVAVLREQGVNSQQEMAAAFTRAGFLAVDVHMSDILAGRVSLKDFHGVLACGGFSYGDVLGAGGGWAKSILFNPRARDEFAAFFARPDSFGLGICNGCQMMSGLKDIIPGAEHFPRFVRNASEQYEARLGTVEIARTPSLFYQGMEGSRMLIAVAHGEGRAEFSNEAEGVRVNTSGFITTRWVDNRGQIASTYPANPNGSPHGIAGVTTRDGRFTVTMPHPERVHRTVQYSWRPREWTADEGPWMRMFRNARAWLG; this is encoded by the coding sequence ATGTCCAGCATGCACTTCCTGCGCGGCGCTCCTGTCCTCTCTGAATTCCGGCTCGCGAAGCTGCTCGCCCAATGCCGCGAGCAGGTGCCTTCCGTGGCGTCCGTCTACGCGGAGCACGTGCACTTCCTCGACGCTCCGGAGCCTCTCTCGGCGGACGAGCAGGCGATGCTCGGCCGTCTCCTGGAGTACGGCCCGAAGGTGCCCTCGGGTGAGCGCGCGGGCAGCCTGCTCCTGGTCGTCCCCCGTCCGGGCACCATCTCCCCCTGGTCCTCCAAGGCCACCGACATCGCCCAGAACTGTGGCCTGGGCGCCAAGGTGCGCCGCATGGAGCGCGGCACCGCGTACTACGTCGCGGGCCCCCAGGGCGCGCCGCTGGACGCAGCGCAGGTGGAGCGCCTCAAGCCCGTGCTCCATGACCGGATGACGCAGGCCGTGCTGGGGCACATGGAGGACGCCTCCGTGCTCTTCTCCGAGCACGCGCCCCGTCCGCTCACCACCGTGGACATCCTCGGCGGTGGCCGCGCGGCCCTCTCGACGGCCAACCGCGAGCTGGGCCTGGCGCTGGCGGAGGACGAAATCGACTACCTCGTCGCTCGCTTCCTCGAGCTCAAGCGCAACCCGACGGACGTCGAGTTGATGATGTTCGCGCAGGCCAACAGCGAGCACTGCCGCCACAAGATCTTCAACGCGAGCTGGACGCTGGATGGCAAGCCGCAGGAGCGCTCGCTCTTCCAGGCCATCAAGAACACCTACGCGAAGAACAAGGAGGGCGTGCTCTCCGCCTACAAGGACAACGCGGCGGTCATCGAGGGCTTCGAGGTGGACCGCTTCTTCCCCGACGCCGACACGGGCGAGTGGAAGACGGTGCGCGAGCCGGCGCACATCATGATCAAGGTGGAGACGCACAACCACCCGACGGCCATCTCGCCATACCCGGGCGCGGCCACCGGCGCGGGCGGCGAGATTCGCGACGAGGGCGCCACCGGACGCGGCGCCAAGCCCAAGGCGGGCCTCACGGGCTTCACCGTCAGCCACCTGCGCATCCCGGGCTTCCCCCAGCCGTGGGAGCAGTCCTACGGCAAGCCGGACCGCATCGTCTCCGCGCTGGACATCATGATTGATGGGCCGCTGGGCGGCGCCGCGTTCAACAACGAGTTCGGCCGCCCCAACCTCAACGGCTACTTCCGCAGCTTCGAGTCGCAGGTCGCCACTCCCGAGGGCGTCGAGGTGCGCGGCTACCACAAGCCCATCATGATCGCCGGCGGGCTCGGCAACATCCGCGCGCCCCACGTCCAGAAGGGCCAGCTGCGTCCGGGCGACAAGCTCATCGTCCTGGGCGGGCCCGCGATGCTCATCGGCCTGGGCGGCGGCGCGGCGTCCTCCATGGCGCAGGGCGCGAGCGCGGCGGACCTCGACTTCGCCTCCGTGCAGCGCGACAACGCCGAGATGGAGCGCCGCTGCCAGCAGGTCATCGACCTGTGCTGCTCGCTCGGAGACAAGAACCCCATCCGCTCCATCCACGACGTGGGCGCGGGCGGCCTGTCCAACGCGCTGCCAGAGCTCGCGCACGACAACGCGCTGGGCGGCAAGCTCGAGCTGCGCGCGGTGCCCAACGCCGAGCCGGGCATGTCCCCGCTCGAAATCTGGTGCAACGAGGCGCAGGAGCGCTACGTGCTGGGTGTCGCGCCCGAGGACCTGGCCCGCTTCGCCGCCTTCTGCGAGCGGGAGCGCGCGCCGTTCTCGGTGCTGGGCGATGCCACCGAGTCCCAGGTGCTGAAGCTGGCGGACTCGCGGTTGGGCACTCCGCCCATCGACCTGCCCATGGACGTGCTCTTCGGCAAGCCGCCGCGCATGCACCGCGACGCGGCTTCGCGTCCGCTGACGCTCGCGCCGCTGTCGCTGCCCGGCGACGTGAAGTCCATGGCCGAGCGCGTGCTGAGCCACCCCACGGTGGCGGACAAGTCCTTCCTCATCACCATCGGCGACCGCTCGGTGTCGGGCCTCGTGGCGCGCGACCAGATGGTGGGCCCGTGGCAGGTCGCCGTGGCGGACTGCGCGGTGACCCTCTCCACTGTAACGAGCACCACGGGTGAGGCCATGTCCATGGGTGAGCGCACGCCGCTCGCCGTGGTGGACGCGGCGGCCTCCGCTCGCATGGCGGTGGGTGAGGCCCTCACCAACATCGCCGCGGCGCGCATCGGCAAACTGTCCGACGTGAAGCTGTCCGCCAACTGGATGGCCGCAGCTGGCAGCCCCGGCGAGGACGCGCAGCTCTACGCCGCCGTCAACGCGGTGGGCATGGAGCTGTGCCCCGCGCTCGGCCTCACCATCCCGGTGGGCAAGGACTCGATGTCCATGCGCACCGTCTGGCAGGACGGTGGTGAGCGCAAGGCGGTGACGTCTCCGGTGTCGCTCATCATCTCCGCGTTCGCTCCAGTGCTCGACGTGCGCCAGTCGCTCACGCCGCAGCTGGTGGACGTGGCCGACGACACGCGGCTGCTCCTCATCGACCTGGCGCGCGGCAAGCAGCGCCTTGGTGGCTCCGTGCTCGCGCAGGTCCACTCGCAGGTGGGGCCGGACGTGCCCGACGTCGAGGACCCCTCGCTGCTCAGCGGCTTCTTCGCGGCGGTGCAGGTCCTCAACTCCGAGGGCCGGTTCCTGGCCTACCACGACCGCTCCGACGGCGGTCTGTGGGCCACGCTGTGCGAGATGGCCTTCGCGGGCCACTGCGGCGTCGACGTGGATGTCTCGGGCCTGGGGCGCAACGCCGTGGCGGCCCTCTTCAACGAGGAGCTGGGCGCGGTGGTGCAGGTGCGCGGCGCGGATGTGGCTCGCGTGCGCGAGGTGCTGGGCCAGCACGGCCTGGACGCTCACTGCCACGAGCTGGGCCGTCCCACGGCCTCGCTGGACGTGCGTGTCCGCCAGGGCACCCAGGTGCTGCTGAGCGAAGGCACCCTGGACCTGCGGCGCATCTGGTCGCGCGTCAGCTACGAGATTCAGAAGCTTCGCGACAACCCCACGTGCGCGGAGCAGGAGTTCGCGGCCAAGTGCGACGCGACCGACCCGGGCCTGTCGCCCCGGCTGACGTTCGACCCCCAGGTGGACGTGGCCGCGCCCTTCGTGGCGAAGGGCGCGCGTCCTCGCGTGGCGGTGCTGAGAGAGCAGGGCGTCAACAGCCAGCAGGAGATGGCGGCGGCCTTCACGCGCGCGGGCTTCTTGGCGGTGGATGTGCATATGAGCGACATCCTCGCGGGCCGCGTGTCGCTGAAGGACTTCCACGGCGTGCTGGCGTGCGGCGGCTTCTCCTACGGAGACGTGCTGGGCGCGGGTGGAGGCTGGGCGAAGTCCATCCTCTTCAACCCCCGCGCTCGTGACGAGTTCGCGGCCTTCTTCGCGCGCCCGGACAGCTTCGGCCTGGGCATCTGCAACGGTTGCCAGATGATGTCCGGCCTGAAGGACATCATCCCCGGCGCGGAGCACTTCCCCCGCTTCGTGCGCAACGCCTCCGAGCAGTACGAGGCGCGCCTGGGAACGGTGGAGATTGCCCGCACCCCGTCGCTCTTCTACCAGGGCATGGAGGGCAGCCGGATGCTCATCGCCGTGGCGCACGGCGAGGGCCGCGCGGAGTTCTCCAACGAGGCCGAGGGTGTTCGCGTCAATACCTCGGGCTTCATCACCACGCGCTGGGTGGACAACCGCGGGCAGATTGCCTCGACGTACCCGGCCAACCCCAACGGTTCGCCCCATGGCATCGCCGGCGTGACGACGCGCGACGGACGCTTCACCGTGACGATGCCGCATCCGGAGCGAGTGCACCGGACCGTGCAGTACTCCTGGCGGCCCCGTGAGTGGACCGCCGACGAGGGGCCCTGGATGCGGATGTTCCGCAACGCTCGCGCCTGGCTGGGCTGA
- a CDS encoding NAD-dependent epimerase/dehydratase family protein, producing MKTSRRKFLQYSAAGASLLALPSETFAAPKKGAKKHILILGGTGFLGPAVVEAARARGHTLTLFNRGKTRPELFPGVEKLRGDRDPNKDEGLKALQGRKWDAVVDTSGYYPRMVKASATLLAPNVKQYVFISSVSAYASDKTPGEDESGPTATLADPTVETMGKDFEFYGGLKRACEEAAEAAMPGRVTNVRPGYIVGPDDRSDRFTYWPVRFEKGGEMLAPGTPKDPLQVIDARDLAEWLVLLIEGQVHGVFNAVGPAEPWSMGAMLDTCRKVTGKDTKVTWVPADFLEKQGVVGDVSLPIYMPPTGNSAGTHLRSNAKAVKAGLKFRPVNVTVRDTLAYFKGLPQERRDKARAGLTPEREAELLALWRKAQEAKPEAPAAPAPTSPAASGKGG from the coding sequence ATGAAGACCTCGCGCAGGAAGTTCCTGCAGTACTCCGCCGCGGGGGCGTCGCTGCTGGCGCTCCCTTCCGAAACATTCGCCGCGCCCAAGAAGGGCGCGAAGAAGCACATCCTCATCCTGGGAGGCACGGGCTTCCTGGGGCCCGCGGTGGTGGAGGCCGCGCGGGCTCGCGGCCACACGCTGACGCTCTTCAACCGAGGCAAGACGCGCCCCGAGCTCTTCCCCGGCGTGGAGAAGCTGCGGGGAGACCGAGACCCGAACAAGGACGAGGGGCTCAAGGCGCTGCAAGGGCGCAAGTGGGACGCGGTGGTGGACACGTCGGGCTACTACCCGCGAATGGTCAAGGCGTCGGCCACGCTGCTTGCGCCCAACGTGAAGCAGTATGTCTTCATCTCCAGCGTGTCCGCGTATGCCAGCGACAAGACGCCGGGCGAGGATGAGTCCGGTCCCACGGCGACGCTGGCGGACCCCACCGTGGAGACGATGGGCAAGGACTTCGAGTTCTACGGCGGACTCAAGCGCGCGTGTGAGGAGGCCGCGGAGGCGGCGATGCCCGGGCGCGTGACGAACGTTCGCCCGGGCTACATCGTGGGGCCGGATGACCGCTCGGACCGGTTCACCTACTGGCCGGTGCGCTTCGAGAAGGGCGGGGAGATGCTCGCGCCCGGAACACCCAAGGACCCGCTGCAAGTCATTGACGCGAGAGACCTGGCCGAGTGGCTGGTGTTGCTCATCGAAGGTCAGGTCCACGGCGTGTTCAACGCGGTGGGGCCCGCAGAGCCGTGGTCCATGGGCGCGATGCTGGACACCTGCCGGAAGGTGACGGGCAAGGACACGAAGGTGACGTGGGTGCCGGCGGATTTCCTGGAGAAGCAGGGCGTGGTGGGCGACGTCAGCCTCCCCATCTACATGCCGCCCACGGGCAACAGCGCGGGCACGCACCTGCGCAGCAACGCGAAGGCGGTGAAGGCGGGCTTGAAGTTCCGTCCCGTGAACGTCACCGTCCGCGACACGCTGGCGTATTTCAAGGGCCTGCCCCAGGAGCGTCGCGACAAGGCCCGCGCGGGATTGACTCCCGAGCGTGAAGCGGAGCTTCTGGCGCTGTGGCGCAAGGCTCAAGAGGCGAAGCCCGAGGCGCCCGCCGCGCCCGCGCCCACTTCGCCCGCGGCCTCGGGGAAGGGCGGGTAG
- a CDS encoding metal-dependent hydrolase yields MVNPPDPSRIVPRLNVKFSFDSTFPRVWHHNGLGSTHLWNGLNMLFPEGERFFVRSVNHYLHALSDAPELRAQVKAFFAQEGKHAREHQDYIELLESQGFVITGFMRAYHRIVWGFIDRYFPPALRLSITAALEHYTAIMGENTLTLGVFADGHPAMRELIEWHAAEEIEHKSVAFDVLQKVAPGYALRVLGMFAGITALFSLWFAATVTLLRQEPGLRWTGIWRELRRAHQKDPVLVRVLWRGLKEYLRPSFHPLDNDNLHLARAHLARFDAPRAEAA; encoded by the coding sequence ATGGTCAATCCCCCTGACCCCAGTCGAATCGTCCCAAGACTGAATGTGAAGTTCTCGTTCGATTCCACCTTCCCTCGCGTGTGGCATCACAACGGCCTGGGGTCCACCCACCTCTGGAATGGCTTGAACATGCTCTTCCCAGAGGGGGAACGCTTCTTCGTCCGCAGCGTCAATCACTATCTCCATGCGCTGAGCGACGCGCCGGAGCTCCGAGCCCAGGTCAAGGCGTTCTTCGCGCAGGAAGGCAAACACGCGCGCGAGCACCAGGACTACATCGAGCTGCTCGAGTCGCAGGGGTTCGTCATCACCGGTTTCATGCGGGCGTATCACCGCATCGTCTGGGGCTTCATCGACCGGTACTTCCCGCCGGCCCTGCGTCTGTCCATCACCGCCGCGCTGGAGCATTACACGGCCATCATGGGAGAGAACACGCTGACGCTGGGCGTCTTCGCGGATGGGCACCCGGCGATGCGCGAGCTCATCGAGTGGCATGCCGCGGAGGAGATCGAGCACAAGTCCGTGGCCTTCGATGTGCTCCAGAAGGTGGCGCCCGGCTACGCGCTGCGCGTGCTGGGGATGTTCGCGGGCATCACCGCGCTGTTCAGCCTGTGGTTCGCCGCGACGGTGACGCTGCTGCGGCAGGAGCCCGGCTTGCGGTGGACGGGAATCTGGCGGGAGCTGCGCCGCGCGCACCAGAAGGACCCGGTGCTGGTGCGTGTCCTGTGGCGGGGCCTCAAGGAGTATCTGAGGCCCTCGTTCCATCCGCTGGACAATGACAACCTGCACCTCGCGCGAGCGCACCTGGCCAGGTTCGACGCGCCGCGCGCAGAGGCCGCGTGA